The following are encoded in a window of Bacillus sp. SORGH_AS_0510 genomic DNA:
- a CDS encoding sensor histidine kinase — MELWMIFTKVSLLVYIAVTCIRGEINHFSWVVLTFLLYFCLNITMYIFKNYTVKRVLLILTIGLSVLSYVLVLPLFCLFLPLAIIELAAEFVHSRLTLLIVSMVPILYIKVELQPIYSLVTILCFLIFTMAHLYQEKLEKNEAQIDTMRKTLHRLTKNINENTEYIRQSEYTFKLEERNRISQEIHDKIGHSMTGALFQMEAAKRLMESDKQKATELLQNAINISKEGIEKIRMTLKNMKPPTEQVGINRMKLLLDDFNAKQSIKTVLTYEGNLDHITPIQWKIIHENVTESLTNAMKYSGATLVSVDVKVLNKIIRVEVKDNGVGTEMIKKGLGIMGMEERTASVDGKIIVDSTHGFSVTTLLPITQA, encoded by the coding sequence ATGGAACTTTGGATGATTTTTACTAAGGTTAGTCTTTTAGTGTATATCGCGGTTACTTGTATCCGTGGAGAAATCAATCATTTCTCATGGGTGGTCCTCACCTTTTTACTGTACTTTTGTCTAAATATTACGATGTATATCTTTAAAAATTACACTGTCAAACGGGTGTTGCTAATACTCACCATCGGTCTCTCGGTCCTTTCCTATGTTCTTGTATTACCCTTATTTTGCTTGTTCCTACCGCTTGCAATTATTGAACTGGCAGCCGAATTTGTCCATAGCCGACTCACTCTGTTGATTGTATCCATGGTTCCCATCCTTTACATAAAGGTCGAACTCCAGCCCATTTACAGCTTAGTGACGATTCTTTGTTTTTTAATTTTTACCATGGCACACCTGTATCAAGAGAAACTGGAAAAAAATGAAGCCCAGATCGATACGATGCGAAAAACGCTCCACAGGTTAACGAAGAATATCAATGAAAATACCGAATACATCCGCCAGTCGGAATACACCTTTAAATTAGAGGAACGGAATCGAATTTCACAGGAGATTCATGATAAAATCGGCCACTCCATGACGGGGGCTCTTTTTCAAATGGAGGCAGCCAAACGTTTGATGGAGAGCGACAAGCAAAAAGCCACCGAGCTCTTGCAAAACGCCATCAACATCTCCAAGGAGGGGATTGAGAAGATTCGCATGACGTTGAAAAATATGAAGCCGCCGACCGAACAAGTGGGGATAAACCGGATGAAGCTTTTGCTCGATGATTTCAACGCGAAGCAATCCATCAAGACCGTCCTAACCTATGAGGGAAATTTAGACCACATCACGCCGATTCAATGGAAAATTATCCATGAGAATGTCACGGAGTCATTAACGAATGCCATGAAATATTCAGGTGCAACACTGGTTTCTGTGGATGTTAAAGTACTAAACAAAATCATCCGTGTTGAAGTGAAGGATAATGGCGTCGGCACGGAGATGATTAAGAAGGGTCTTGGGATTATGGGGATGGAGGAACGGACGGCTTCTGTGGATGGTAAAATCATTGTGGATAGTACGCATGGGTTTTCGGTCACGACTCTGTTGCCGATCACACAAGCATGA
- a CDS encoding ABC transporter permease, whose translation MNIFSIAWKEIKSDFRDRRTLFFMLLFPIVLMLVLGTALSNTFTTSLPVDDIHVLYTDTTKGENFQPFITEVKKSGVHFKKATDEPKAKKDVQQSKVDGYVKVTDEGLQLFLNNSNSIEANILQGMLSAYVDRYNIATEIMKAAPDKMAIAFSEESNGNFIKETSLQPDKQPSSMDYYAIVITTMIILYGAMSASSLIVEERVRGTANRLIASPIRKSDIFIGKVLGSLVSSSISALLVVQLSKLLFDANWGDHEGMVYLVLLTEIIFAVSLGIGISFLSKTHAAPKVIITLVAQLSSFFGGSYFRIVNPEGFFKFITELSPLTWMNNGLTKLIYANDLSAAIPAISINLAGSLLFLLVAVISLKRREGL comes from the coding sequence ATGAACATTTTCAGTATTGCTTGGAAGGAAATCAAATCAGATTTCCGTGACAGAAGAACCTTGTTTTTCATGCTCCTCTTTCCGATTGTCTTGATGCTTGTCCTGGGAACCGCCCTGTCGAATACGTTTACGACGAGTCTTCCTGTGGATGATATCCACGTGTTATACACAGATACGACAAAGGGAGAGAACTTCCAGCCCTTCATCACGGAGGTTAAAAAGTCGGGCGTTCATTTTAAAAAAGCCACCGATGAACCCAAGGCAAAAAAAGACGTGCAGCAAAGTAAAGTGGACGGCTACGTAAAGGTAACAGATGAGGGGCTTCAGCTCTTTCTCAATAATAGCAACAGCATCGAAGCAAATATCCTTCAAGGCATGCTTTCTGCCTATGTCGACCGATACAATATTGCCACTGAAATCATGAAGGCGGCGCCGGATAAGATGGCCATTGCTTTTTCCGAAGAAAGCAACGGGAATTTTATCAAAGAAACCTCGCTTCAACCTGATAAGCAACCGAGTTCGATGGACTATTATGCGATAGTGATCACGACAATGATTATCTTGTACGGGGCGATGTCAGCTAGTTCGTTAATTGTGGAGGAACGTGTGAGAGGGACGGCAAATCGTCTGATTGCCTCTCCGATTCGAAAAAGTGACATTTTTATCGGAAAAGTACTTGGAAGTCTTGTTAGCAGCAGCATATCTGCCTTGCTCGTGGTTCAGTTGAGCAAGCTGTTATTCGATGCGAATTGGGGCGATCATGAAGGGATGGTCTACCTGGTACTCTTGACGGAGATTATTTTTGCAGTGAGCCTAGGGATTGGGATTAGCTTTTTGTCCAAAACACATGCTGCTCCAAAAGTGATCATTACACTCGTTGCCCAGTTGTCCTCCTTCTTTGGCGGGTCTTATTTTAGAATTGTGAATCCTGAGGGTTTCTTCAAATTTATTACGGAACTTTCTCCCCTTACCTGGATGAACAACGGCTTAACGAAATTAATCTATGCGAATGACCTTTCTGCGGCCATCCCTGCAATCTCAATTAATTTGGCTGGGTCACTCCTATTTTTACTAGTAGCAGTTATTTCTTTAAAAAGAAGGGAGGGGCTATAA
- a CDS encoding ABC transporter permease produces the protein MKDILWIIQNTLRMTFRKRKNIIMFLCMPLVGIFIALLAYGGGQTPILAIGVVNQDKSEITDHTIEFLKGLENVKVSEVNTAQGKERVTSGKLDSVITFEKGFSESVLKGSPNHIEISSIKGAAVTGFVKSYLYQYINNLATISRAAEGNQPLFEQMVADYQQSHYKLATHSVEDASKNKYMTNQTIGFLIMIMLMSAVNLSEIILLEKEQRTYYRLLSTPINARKFLLANVVVNMIVMTVQMLITLTIMRTVFDMGVNVSFWEAAFVMILFSLISVGLSLVIISFANSRNAASALQNLVIIPTVMLSGCFWPVEVMPKALQKIAEFLPQRWTLDTLTKLQEGSSFSSLYLHYIILFAFAAAFFLIAVYRFSRNNTTQNFI, from the coding sequence ATGAAAGATATCCTCTGGATAATTCAAAACACCTTACGTATGACGTTTCGCAAACGGAAAAACATCATCATGTTTCTCTGTATGCCGTTGGTTGGGATTTTCATTGCGCTGCTTGCCTATGGAGGGGGGCAAACACCAATCCTTGCAATAGGCGTCGTGAATCAAGATAAAAGTGAGATTACGGACCATACGATTGAATTTCTCAAAGGGCTAGAGAATGTAAAGGTTTCCGAGGTGAACACCGCACAGGGAAAGGAACGGGTGACATCCGGTAAGCTGGACTCTGTAATTACCTTTGAAAAAGGATTCTCGGAAAGCGTGCTGAAGGGTTCGCCTAATCATATCGAGATTAGCTCCATCAAAGGGGCAGCCGTGACTGGCTTCGTGAAATCGTATTTATATCAATATATTAATAATCTAGCAACCATCAGCCGAGCAGCAGAGGGGAATCAGCCGCTGTTCGAGCAGATGGTGGCGGACTATCAGCAAAGCCACTATAAGCTTGCGACTCATTCGGTGGAGGATGCATCGAAAAATAAGTATATGACCAATCAAACGATCGGCTTTTTGATTATGATTATGCTGATGTCGGCTGTGAATCTATCAGAAATCATTCTTTTGGAAAAAGAACAGCGGACCTACTACCGTTTACTATCGACACCAATCAATGCCAGGAAGTTTTTACTAGCGAATGTGGTCGTGAATATGATCGTTATGACCGTACAGATGTTAATTACGCTAACAATCATGAGAACGGTTTTTGATATGGGCGTGAACGTATCTTTCTGGGAAGCGGCCTTTGTCATGATCCTTTTCTCCTTGATTTCGGTCGGGTTGTCATTGGTGATTATCTCTTTTGCCAACAGCCGGAATGCTGCGAGTGCATTGCAAAACTTAGTCATCATCCCAACGGTTATGCTCTCCGGCTGTTTTTGGCCTGTGGAAGTGATGCCGAAAGCGTTGCAAAAAATCGCAGAATTCCTGCCGCAGCGCTGGACATTAGACACTCTAACGAAACTGCAGGAAGGAAGCAGCTTCAGCAGCCTGTACCTACACTACATCATCCTATTCGCCTTTGCCGCGGCCTTCTTCCTCATCGCCGTGTATCGGTTCAGCAGGAACAACACGACACAGAACTTTATCTAG
- a CDS encoding methionine ABC transporter ATP-binding protein, whose protein sequence is MIEIRHLTKEYKTKNGTVKGVDDVSLNVQRGEIYGIVGYSGAGKSSLLRCINLLERPTSGSIAVDETDLISLKGEKLRLARLKIGMIFQHFYLISQKTVYENIAFSLKAANYPKNQISTRVMELLETVGLADKRDVYPAQLSGGQKQRVGIARALANNPTVLLCDEATSALDPTTTKSILNLLKKINKELNITIILITHEMDVVKEICHRMAIMQDGRVIEEGAVYDIFANPQAELTKEFIDSVVSFDIPQSILSSCDGPIIKVLFKGKVAGEGVISDMLQTFSLKGNFLHGSIEYIQELPLGIFIMELKGAKEEVSSALQYIEDRAAQVEVLHNGH, encoded by the coding sequence ATGATTGAAATTCGTCATCTAACAAAGGAATATAAAACGAAAAATGGCACGGTCAAGGGAGTCGATGACGTTTCCTTAAATGTTCAACGAGGCGAGATTTATGGCATCGTAGGCTACTCTGGTGCAGGGAAAAGCTCGTTGCTCCGCTGCATCAACCTATTGGAACGGCCGACTTCGGGAAGCATTGCTGTCGATGAGACGGACCTTATTTCTTTAAAAGGGGAGAAGCTACGCTTAGCCCGATTAAAGATCGGCATGATTTTTCAACACTTTTACCTCATCAGTCAGAAAACCGTGTATGAGAATATTGCTTTTTCACTGAAGGCGGCTAACTATCCGAAGAATCAAATCAGCACTCGTGTGATGGAATTACTAGAAACGGTGGGACTTGCGGATAAGCGCGATGTGTACCCAGCCCAGCTGAGCGGAGGACAAAAGCAGCGGGTAGGGATTGCACGGGCACTCGCCAATAATCCAACAGTCTTATTATGTGATGAGGCAACCTCCGCACTCGATCCGACCACAACCAAGTCGATCTTGAATCTATTAAAAAAGATCAACAAGGAGCTTAACATTACGATTATTCTCATCACACATGAGATGGATGTAGTGAAAGAAATTTGCCACCGAATGGCGATCATGCAAGACGGCAGAGTCATTGAAGAGGGTGCGGTCTACGACATATTTGCTAATCCCCAAGCGGAACTCACCAAAGAGTTTATTGATAGTGTGGTTTCCTTTGACATTCCGCAATCAATCCTGTCTAGCTGTGATGGTCCTATCATCAAGGTGTTATTTAAAGGAAAAGTCGCCGGAGAGGGTGTCATTTCCGATATGTTGCAGACATTCAGTCTAAAAGGGAACTTCCTCCATGGTTCGATTGAATATATACAAGAATTGCCTTTGGGCATTTTCATTATGGAACTGAAAGGTGCGAAGGAGGAAGTTTCCTCGGCGCTTCAATACATCGAAGACCGTGCGGCACAAGTGGAGGTGTTACATAATGGGCATTGA
- a CDS encoding methionine ABC transporter permease: MGIDFQHLVELIPDINTAFLQTIYMILISLAISIVIGLPVGILLFVTDKGLFLQNRFIQVTMGFLVNLIRSIPFIILLVALIPLTNLIVGSTIGPTAASVSLSVAAIPFFARIVETALREIDKGVIEAAIAAGATPTMIIKDVLLLEARSGIISGITLTLISLIGFSAMAGTVGGGGIGDLAIRFGYYRYDNTIMIATVVILIILVQVIQLLGDFVAKVVDKRR, from the coding sequence ATGGGCATTGATTTTCAGCATCTGGTGGAGCTCATCCCTGATATCAATACAGCTTTTTTACAAACGATCTACATGATTCTGATATCCTTAGCGATTTCCATCGTCATTGGCCTTCCAGTAGGAATCCTGTTATTTGTTACTGACAAAGGCTTGTTTTTACAAAACCGCTTCATTCAAGTAACGATGGGATTCTTGGTGAACTTGATTCGTTCGATTCCATTTATTATCTTGCTGGTGGCGCTTATACCATTAACCAACCTCATTGTTGGTTCGACGATTGGACCAACTGCCGCAAGTGTTTCACTTTCAGTGGCGGCGATTCCATTCTTTGCTAGGATTGTCGAAACCGCATTAAGGGAAATTGACAAAGGGGTCATTGAAGCAGCGATTGCGGCGGGCGCAACGCCAACCATGATTATAAAAGATGTCTTGCTTCTTGAAGCGAGATCAGGAATCATATCGGGTATTACGTTAACCCTTATTAGTTTAATAGGGTTTTCGGCAATGGCTGGTACAGTCGGCGGCGGAGGAATTGGCGATTTAGCGATTCGCTTTGGATATTATCGCTATGACAATACAATCATGATTGCCACTGTCGTAATATTAATTATTTTAGTTCAGGTTATTCAACTGCTTGGTGATTTTGTTGCCAAAGTTGTAGATAAAAGAAGATAA
- a CDS encoding MetQ/NlpA family ABC transporter substrate-binding protein: MKKWFLAMILVVVVGALAACGSSSDSKDKAEAKSKDIKLGATAGPYSDMLKEAIVPGLEKKGYKVEIVEFSDYIQPNKALDNGDIQANLFQHSIYLENFAKENNMKLSALISVPTAPMGLYSKKYKSLAEVKDGATVTLPNDPTNAARALNTLRDEGLITINESADPLKVSEKDIVENKKKLKFQAIEAGQLPRSVDSVDLAAVPGNFALAAKMNLLDALALENMLDSYRNIVAVKTENKDSQLAKDIKEVVESADFEKVIDEKFKGFGKPEWMKK; the protein is encoded by the coding sequence ATGAAAAAGTGGTTTTTAGCAATGATTTTAGTAGTAGTCGTGGGTGCGTTAGCCGCTTGCGGCAGCAGTTCTGACAGCAAGGACAAAGCAGAGGCAAAATCAAAGGACATTAAATTAGGTGCTACTGCTGGCCCGTATAGCGATATGTTGAAGGAAGCAATTGTTCCAGGGTTAGAAAAGAAGGGTTACAAAGTTGAAATTGTAGAATTCAGCGATTACATTCAGCCAAACAAAGCATTAGATAATGGGGACATCCAAGCAAACCTATTCCAGCACTCTATCTATCTAGAGAATTTTGCGAAGGAAAACAACATGAAGCTGTCTGCATTGATTTCTGTACCAACAGCACCAATGGGACTTTACTCTAAGAAGTACAAATCATTGGCTGAAGTAAAGGACGGAGCGACCGTAACTTTACCGAATGACCCAACAAACGCAGCACGTGCTTTAAATACACTTCGCGATGAAGGCTTAATTACAATCAACGAGAGTGCCGATCCGTTGAAAGTATCTGAGAAGGATATTGTTGAAAATAAGAAAAAACTAAAGTTCCAAGCGATTGAAGCGGGTCAGCTTCCTCGGTCGGTGGACAGTGTGGATTTAGCAGCAGTACCAGGAAACTTCGCATTAGCTGCAAAAATGAATCTGCTTGATGCATTAGCACTAGAAAACATGCTAGATTCCTATCGCAATATCGTGGCTGTCAAAACAGAAAACAAAGATTCCCAGCTTGCAAAAGATATTAAAGAAGTTGTAGAATCTGCAGACTTTGAAAAAGTCATCGACGAAAAGTTCAAAGGCTTTGGGAAGCCTGAGTGGATGAAAAAATAA
- a CDS encoding prohibitin family protein: MQYKRSIIGGAIAIVILVVGFFSTTTVSSGYRGVLLQLGAVKPTILTEGFHFKLPFIQTVQPIEVRVQKEESSQTAASKDLQTVTTNVAVNFSVNPEAVNKLYQDIGMDYRSRIVDPAIAEALKAITAQYTAEELISKRPEVSAKVKEMLAAKLTKYYMILEDINIKEFAFSEEFNKAIEAKQTAEQNALRAQRDLERIKIEAEQKVAQAGAEAEALRLKKQEVTPELIQLKQIEVQEKALEKWDGRLPSVTGGATPFIDVNGLEKQK, translated from the coding sequence ATGCAATATAAGAGGTCGATAATTGGTGGAGCCATTGCCATTGTTATTTTAGTAGTTGGCTTTTTTTCGACCACCACTGTTTCATCAGGTTATCGTGGAGTACTGTTGCAATTAGGGGCTGTTAAGCCAACGATTTTAACGGAAGGCTTTCATTTTAAGCTTCCATTTATCCAAACCGTTCAACCGATTGAGGTACGGGTGCAAAAGGAAGAAAGTTCGCAGACGGCCGCTTCAAAGGACCTACAAACCGTTACCACCAATGTAGCCGTTAACTTTTCTGTTAATCCAGAAGCTGTAAATAAACTCTATCAAGACATCGGAATGGATTACCGTTCCAGGATTGTTGACCCTGCGATTGCTGAAGCTCTAAAAGCCATTACGGCACAATATACAGCGGAAGAATTGATTTCCAAACGACCGGAGGTTTCAGCAAAAGTCAAAGAGATGCTTGCAGCGAAATTAACCAAATATTATATGATTCTAGAAGATATTAATATTAAAGAATTCGCTTTTAGCGAAGAATTCAATAAGGCCATCGAAGCCAAGCAAACCGCAGAGCAAAATGCGTTACGGGCACAGCGGGACCTCGAAAGAATCAAAATTGAAGCGGAACAGAAGGTCGCTCAAGCGGGAGCAGAAGCCGAAGCCTTACGTTTGAAAAAGCAAGAAGTCACTCCGGAATTAATCCAACTCAAACAAATCGAAGTCCAAGAAAAAGCTTTAGAAAAATGGGATGGCCGTCTACCGAGCGTTACAGGAGGAGCCACGCCGTTTATTGATGTAAATGGGCTGGAGAAACAGAAATAA